The proteins below are encoded in one region of Tessaracoccus aquimaris:
- a CDS encoding extracellular solute-binding protein encodes MFGYKKVLAVASAAAMALGLAACGGSGDGADGAGDGKSLTIWQLTLDGDQATAWDALVKGFEAENPGVKVTTENRAVDPHKDALRQAAGTDSVPDIYRYWGGPGLGGELIKANMSLDITKYYDEYKWADSLTSVAVARSELYGGHNGVAFQESSEAIYYNKALFEKAGITELPTTYEELLAAAEKLKAAGITPMEMGGTVNWHVMRLLDALIETECGAEIADKLNQGDGNWGTEPCVTDAFVELKKWGDDYLNQGYMAISQDDSSQLFFTGQAAMALEGDWFGPQAVNGGMSADDFGIFAFPTGTGRIYGFGELLYVTQASKNPDLAAKFLDYMISEDGQAKLGSAFSVISANKNVAPPADAVLANEWSELVSQATGSYLNNDQNFSTAETGEYWRVQNSVLTGSISPEDAGKTFQQWRDANG; translated from the coding sequence ATGTTCGGATACAAGAAGGTGCTGGCCGTCGCGTCAGCCGCCGCGATGGCCCTCGGCCTTGCCGCGTGTGGCGGAAGCGGTGACGGTGCCGATGGAGCCGGTGACGGCAAGAGCCTCACGATCTGGCAACTGACGCTCGACGGGGACCAGGCGACCGCCTGGGACGCCCTCGTCAAGGGGTTCGAGGCCGAGAACCCTGGCGTCAAGGTGACCACCGAGAACCGTGCGGTCGACCCCCACAAGGATGCGCTGCGCCAAGCCGCGGGCACGGACTCCGTGCCAGACATCTACCGCTACTGGGGCGGGCCAGGGCTCGGTGGCGAACTCATCAAGGCCAACATGAGCCTCGACATCACCAAGTACTACGACGAGTACAAGTGGGCGGACTCTCTGACGAGCGTTGCCGTCGCTCGCTCCGAGCTGTACGGCGGCCATAACGGCGTCGCCTTCCAGGAGTCCAGCGAAGCGATCTACTACAACAAGGCGCTGTTCGAGAAGGCCGGAATCACCGAGTTGCCGACCACCTACGAGGAGTTGCTCGCGGCGGCGGAGAAGCTCAAGGCCGCAGGCATCACGCCGATGGAGATGGGCGGCACGGTGAACTGGCATGTCATGCGTCTCCTCGACGCGTTGATCGAGACCGAGTGTGGTGCCGAGATCGCTGACAAGCTGAACCAGGGGGACGGTAACTGGGGCACGGAGCCCTGCGTCACGGACGCCTTCGTGGAGCTCAAGAAGTGGGGCGACGACTACCTGAACCAGGGCTACATGGCCATCAGCCAGGACGACTCATCTCAGCTCTTCTTCACGGGCCAGGCGGCGATGGCCCTTGAGGGCGATTGGTTCGGGCCGCAGGCGGTCAACGGCGGCATGTCTGCCGATGACTTCGGCATCTTCGCCTTCCCCACGGGGACGGGGAGGATCTATGGATTCGGAGAGTTGCTCTACGTCACGCAGGCCTCGAAGAACCCGGACCTGGCGGCGAAGTTCCTCGACTACATGATCTCTGAGGACGGGCAGGCGAAGCTCGGTTCCGCGTTCTCCGTCATCTCCGCGAACAAGAACGTGGCTCCTCCGGCTGACGCCGTCCTTGCGAACGAGTGGTCCGAACTGGTTAGCCAGGCAACGGGCTCGTACCTGAACAACGATCAGAACTTCAGCACCGCCGAGACCGGCGAGTACTGGCGTGTCCAGAACTCCGTACTCACGGGGTCCATCAGCCCGGAGGACGCGGGCAAGACCTTCCAGCAGTGGCGCGACGCCAACGGCTGA
- a CDS encoding nucleoside hydrolase, producing MTRVPTSPQDHGIAPAKTWKLGETPWRSDEPFAPHARVLIDNDFSGDPDDLFQIVHHLLSPSLEIRGIVCSHLRDGDPWDPSDDTAESALSVARDVLARMGLASPEILVKGASRALESLDQAQPSAAAEAIIAEAMRDDTDLPLFYVAGGGLTDLASAYLLEPRIASRLTLVWIGGNEHDGLALPPVGAMPIEYNLLIDVTAGQVIFGAEDLEIWQVPRDVYRQCLVSEAELRHRVARTGPLGQYLYDEIRLVMSSAHHRAEPMPEAYALGDSPLVLLTALRSPFESDTTSSRYVFKDTPELTADGTYRAINGSRPMRVYTQVDLRLMFEDFYVKLDEFSLWQSS from the coding sequence ATGACGAGAGTTCCCACGAGTCCCCAGGACCACGGGATCGCGCCCGCCAAGACCTGGAAGCTGGGCGAAACGCCCTGGCGGTCAGATGAGCCGTTTGCCCCGCACGCGCGGGTGCTCATCGACAACGACTTCTCCGGTGATCCGGACGATCTCTTCCAGATCGTGCACCACCTGCTGTCGCCGAGCCTGGAGATTCGCGGCATCGTCTGCTCGCATCTGCGAGACGGGGACCCCTGGGATCCGAGCGATGACACGGCCGAGAGCGCCTTGAGCGTCGCGCGTGACGTGCTCGCACGGATGGGCCTCGCGTCGCCCGAGATCCTGGTCAAGGGGGCTTCGCGGGCGCTTGAGTCGCTCGATCAGGCGCAACCCTCCGCGGCGGCCGAGGCAATCATCGCGGAGGCCATGCGTGATGACACCGACCTTCCGCTGTTCTACGTGGCGGGCGGCGGCCTCACAGACCTCGCGTCGGCCTACCTGCTCGAACCGCGAATCGCTTCCCGGTTGACCTTGGTGTGGATCGGTGGGAATGAACACGATGGGCTCGCCCTGCCACCGGTGGGTGCCATGCCCATCGAGTACAACCTGTTGATCGACGTGACCGCAGGGCAGGTGATTTTCGGTGCGGAGGATCTCGAGATCTGGCAGGTGCCCCGCGACGTCTATCGTCAATGCCTCGTGTCCGAGGCGGAGTTGCGGCACCGCGTCGCCCGCACCGGGCCGCTCGGACAGTACCTGTACGACGAGATCAGGCTGGTGATGTCCTCGGCGCATCACCGTGCCGAACCGATGCCGGAGGCGTACGCGTTGGGCGACTCCCCGCTCGTCCTCCTGACGGCACTCCGCAGTCCGTTCGAGTCGGACACCACATCCAGCCGGTATGTGTTCAAGGACACCCCGGAACTGACCGCTGACGGAACCTATCGAGCCATCAACGGAAGCCGACCCATGCGGGTCTACACCCAAGTCGACCTGCGACTCATGTTCGAGGACTTCTACGTGAAGCTCGATGAGTTCTCCCTCTGGCAGTCGTCCTAA